The Bacteroidales bacterium genome includes the window ACATAGAAACTAAGATCTTCACTCTGGAATTAGTCTGATAAAAAGTCTAGTAAGGATTTCAGAAGTGGATGTTGAAACTTATCACTTGATATATTGTAAGTCATTTGCTAATATCTCATTTGCGATTTGAATATTTCGTTCGACTCCACTACCTACTAGATCAGCGTAAATTAATAGTTCCGGAACCACTCCTGGCAGTGTACCCATATTACTCTCATCCCAGAATATTTCCAGTATCTCCAAATTGCCGGATTCATTTAGAATCAGCCTAAGGTCTCTTGCAAATTCCTTCCAATTCTGGTCTGTATATAATGTGAAGTTTTTAGGATTTAGATTCATGGTTTTTAGTGCTGCAGCAGTCTCTCCTCCCCAAAGAACTCTACCCTTTGAATTCTGTATAGGTAGATCCTGCCAGTTAATATAATCACCGGCAAACTCAAAATCCATCCTTTTAATAGCCAGGCGAGGTCGCAGTACATCAAAATATGAGATAATCCATCTGTCAAGCAGCAATCTGAGGTTCTTTAAATGTCTCCCGCCTCCAGCCTTCAGCACAAAATTCAGACTTTCTAACTCAGTTAAAATATTGCTTACGGAACCAACTGAAATTCCCGATAATTCTGATAATCGCCTGTTAGGTAAATGGATAATATCAGGATTACACAACAATAAAAATATTAGTTTTATTCCCGACTCCCTGAATGCTCTCGCCTGCTTTGTCAATAAAGGGTTATATATCTTTTGACCTGAAATAAATACCAGAAGTTCTGCATTTCTAACATAGGTATTTCCTGATCCATCCAAATAGTTGATTCCGTTTTGTCTGAGCTCATCAGCTACTTCCAGGGCTATA containing:
- a CDS encoding type IV toxin-antitoxin system AbiEi family antitoxin, encoding MKDRYVYDAVNNFGQLSGIQNEVSIERLKDDYQLTIRQVDYRVAAWKEIRVSSKGIVLQQVKELEKRIDQPIIIISNYIALEVADELRQNGINYLDGSGNTYVRNAELLVFISGQKIYNPLLTKQARAFRESGIKLIFLLLCNPDIIHLPNRRLSELSGISVGSVSNILTELESLNFVLKAGGGRHLKNLRLLLDRWIISYFDVLRPRLAIKRMDFEFAGDYINWQDLPIQNSKGRVLWGGETAAALKTMNLNPKNFTLYTDQNWKEFARDLRLILNESGNLEILEIFWDESNMGTLPGVVPELLIYADLVGSGVERNIQIANEILANDLQYIK